A portion of the Enterobacter sp. SA187 genome contains these proteins:
- a CDS encoding XTP/dITP diphosphatase: MQKVVLATGNAGKVRELASLLNDFGLDVVAQTELGVDSVEETGLTFIENAIIKARHAAKVTGLPALADDSGLAVDVLGGAPGIYSARFSGVDATDQQNLEKLLEELQDVPDDKRQAQFHCVLVYMRHADDPTPLVCHGSWQGVITREQAGNGGFGYDPIFFVPSLGKTAAELTREEKSAISHRGQALKLLLEAMRNG; encoded by the coding sequence ATGCAAAAAGTTGTCCTCGCTACCGGTAACGCCGGTAAAGTGCGCGAGCTTGCCTCGCTGTTGAATGATTTCGGCCTCGACGTGGTGGCGCAAACGGAACTGGGCGTCGATTCCGTGGAAGAGACCGGCCTGACCTTTATCGAAAATGCGATCATCAAAGCGCGCCATGCGGCGAAAGTGACGGGTTTACCGGCGCTGGCCGACGACTCCGGTCTGGCGGTCGACGTGCTGGGCGGCGCGCCGGGGATCTACTCCGCGCGTTTCTCCGGCGTTGATGCTACCGATCAGCAGAATCTCGAAAAACTGCTCGAAGAATTACAGGACGTGCCGGACGATAAACGTCAGGCGCAGTTCCACTGTGTGCTGGTGTATATGCGCCACGCTGACGATCCGACGCCGCTGGTATGCCACGGCAGCTGGCAGGGGGTTATTACCCGCGAGCAGGCCGGAAACGGCGGCTTTGGCTACGATCCGATTTTCTTTGTCCCTTCGCTGGGCAAAACCGCTGCGGAACTGACCCGCGAAGAAAAGAGCGCCATTTCCCATCGTGGGCAGGCGCTGAAACTGTTACTGGAAGCAATGCGTAATGGCTAA
- the yggU gene encoding DUF167 family protein YggU, translating into MSAVCACEDGLVLRLYIQPKASRDAIVGLHGDEVKVAITAPPVDGQANAHLVKYLAKQFRVAKSQVVIEKGELGRHKQVKIIHPQTIPTDVAALLN; encoded by the coding sequence GTGAGTGCAGTCTGCGCCTGTGAAGACGGGCTGGTTTTACGGCTGTATATTCAGCCGAAAGCCAGCCGGGATGCGATTGTCGGGCTGCATGGCGACGAAGTGAAAGTCGCCATCACCGCCCCGCCGGTGGACGGCCAGGCCAATGCGCATCTGGTAAAATATCTCGCCAAACAGTTCCGCGTCGCCAAAAGCCAGGTGGTGATTGAAAAAGGCGAACTTGGCCGCCATAAGCAGGTTAAAATTATTCATCCGCAAACTATCCCGACTGACGTCGCGGCATTACTCAATTAG
- a CDS encoding YggT family protein has product MKTLTFLLSTVIELYTMILLLRIWMQCARVDFYNPLSQFIVKVTQPVVGPLRRVIPAMGPIDSASLLVAFLLCVLKAIVLFMVVTFQPIIWIAAVLILLKTIGLLIFWVLLAMAIMSWVSQGRSPVEFVLMQLTDPLLRPIRRLLPSMGGIDFSPMILVLLLYVLNMGIAELLQSTGDMLLPGLWMAL; this is encoded by the coding sequence ATGAAGACGTTGACTTTCCTGCTCTCGACGGTCATTGAACTCTATACGATGATCCTGTTGCTGCGCATCTGGATGCAGTGTGCCCGCGTGGATTTTTACAATCCACTGTCGCAGTTTATCGTTAAAGTGACCCAGCCGGTGGTGGGGCCGCTGCGTCGGGTGATCCCGGCGATGGGGCCGATTGACAGCGCCTCGCTGCTGGTTGCGTTTCTGCTCTGCGTGCTGAAAGCCATTGTGCTGTTTATGGTGGTGACCTTCCAGCCGATTATCTGGATCGCCGCCGTACTGATCCTGCTTAAAACCATTGGCCTGCTGATTTTCTGGGTGCTGCTGGCGATGGCGATCATGAGCTGGGTAAGCCAGGGCCGCAGCCCGGTGGAGTTCGTGCTGATGCAGCTGACCGATCCGCTGTTACGCCCAATCCGCCGCCTGCTGCCGTCGATGGGCGGTATTGATTTCTCGCCGATGATCCTCGTGCTGCTGCTGTACGTGCTCAATATGGGTATCGCAGAGCTGTTGCAGTCGACCGGCGATATGCTGCTGCCAGGGCTGTGGATGGCGCTGTGA
- a CDS encoding YggS family pyridoxal phosphate-dependent enzyme, producing the protein MNDIAHNLAQVRDKISAAATRCGRASEEVTLLAVSKTKPASAVADAVAAGQRAFGENYVQEGVDKIRYFQETGVAGLEWHFIGPLQSNKSRLVAEHFDWCHTVDRLRIASRLSEQRPATLAPLNILIQINISDEASKSGIALNELDALAAQVAELPGVRLRGLMAIPAPVSDYERQFAVARQMAVAFDALKARYPTVDTLSLGMSDDMDAAIAAGSTMVRIGTAIFGARDYTKNKEN; encoded by the coding sequence ATGAACGATATAGCGCATAACCTGGCACAGGTTCGGGATAAAATCTCAGCGGCGGCAACGCGTTGCGGCCGTGCTTCAGAAGAAGTTACGCTGCTTGCAGTGAGCAAAACAAAACCTGCGAGCGCAGTCGCAGATGCGGTCGCTGCGGGTCAGCGCGCATTTGGCGAAAATTACGTTCAGGAAGGCGTCGACAAGATCCGCTACTTTCAGGAGACGGGCGTCGCCGGGCTGGAGTGGCACTTTATCGGCCCGTTGCAGTCCAACAAAAGCCGTCTGGTGGCGGAGCATTTTGACTGGTGTCATACCGTGGATCGTCTGCGTATCGCCAGCCGTCTGAGCGAGCAGCGCCCGGCGACCCTCGCGCCGCTTAACATCCTGATCCAGATAAACATTAGTGACGAAGCGAGCAAGTCCGGCATCGCCCTGAACGAACTGGATGCGCTGGCGGCGCAGGTGGCGGAATTGCCCGGCGTGCGCCTGCGCGGGCTGATGGCGATCCCCGCGCCTGTGTCAGATTATGAAAGGCAGTTTGCGGTGGCACGGCAAATGGCTGTAGCATTTGACGCGCTCAAAGCGCGTTATCCCACCGTCGACACCCTTTCACTGGGAATGTCGGACGATATGGACGCCGCCATTGCGGCAGGCAGCACTATGGTGCGCATCGGAACCGCTATCTTTGGTGCGCGCGATTACACAAAAAATAAGGAAAACTGA
- a CDS encoding type IV pilus twitching motility protein PilT — translation MDMEEIVALSVKHNVSDLHLCSDGPPRWRRQGRLEAAPFPPPDPDALLQATLDERQRDEWRTRRQVDFAVSLNQHRLRASAFRHHRGISLALRLLPDRCPTLAALETPPLLSTLLARENGLILVTGATGSGKSTTLAAMVNALNHSLHGHILTLEDPVEFVHQSAQCLIQQREIGPHCASFADGLRAALREDPDVILLGELRDSETIRLALTAAETGHLVLATLHTRGAAQAIERLVDTFPAQEKDPVRSQLAGSLQAVLAQKLEADRQGGRVALFELLVNTPAVANLIREGKTHQLPGMMQTGQQAGMLTFAQSHQQRVAQGRL, via the coding sequence ATGGATATGGAAGAGATCGTGGCCCTTAGTGTAAAGCATAACGTCTCGGATCTACACCTGTGCAGTGACGGGCCGCCGCGCTGGCGACGACAGGGCAGGCTGGAGGCCGCGCCTTTTCCGCCGCCGGATCCCGATGCCCTGTTGCAGGCCACGCTCGACGAGCGGCAGCGTGACGAGTGGCGCACCCGGCGGCAGGTGGATTTTGCCGTTTCGCTCAATCAGCATCGCCTGCGCGCCAGCGCCTTTCGCCACCATCGCGGCATCTCGCTGGCGTTGCGCCTGCTGCCGGATCGCTGCCCGACGCTGGCGGCGCTGGAAACGCCGCCGCTGCTGAGCACGCTACTGGCGCGGGAAAACGGTCTGATCCTGGTGACCGGGGCGACCGGCAGCGGCAAATCCACCACGCTTGCGGCGATGGTCAATGCGCTTAATCATTCGCTGCACGGCCATATTCTGACGCTGGAGGATCCGGTGGAGTTCGTGCACCAGAGTGCGCAATGTCTGATCCAGCAGCGGGAAATCGGCCCGCACTGCGCCTCGTTTGCCGACGGCTTAAGGGCAGCACTGCGGGAAGATCCCGATGTGATTTTGCTTGGCGAGCTGCGCGATAGCGAAACCATCCGGCTGGCGCTGACGGCGGCGGAGACCGGGCATCTGGTGCTGGCAACCCTGCATACCCGTGGCGCGGCGCAGGCGATAGAGCGGCTGGTGGACACCTTTCCGGCGCAGGAAAAAGATCCTGTACGCAGCCAGCTGGCGGGCAGTTTACAGGCGGTACTGGCGCAAAAGCTGGAGGCTGACAGGCAGGGGGGCAGGGTGGCGCTGTTTGAACTGCTGGTGAACACCCCGGCGGTGGCGAATCTTATTCGCGAGGGGAAAACCCACCAGTTGCCCGGCATGATGCAGACCGGGCAGCAGGCAGGCATGCTGACCTTCGCCCAAAGCCACCAGCAGCGGGTGGCGCAGGGCAGGCTTTAA
- a CDS encoding FAD-dependent oxidoreductase produces MKIFPQRDARTFPTVQLKTDLLVAGGGLAGLCAALAAARDGLQVVLIQDRPVLGGNASSEVRLWANGATSHMGNNNRWSREGGIMGEILEENLWRNKEGNPVMFDLVLLDLAKSQPGLTLLLNTAVFEVEAYQQCIHQVKAFNPINETFYEVAASQFCDATGDGVLGYLAGAEYREGAEDMAELGEKMAPGDNFGHKLGHSIYFYTKQTDGPVQFVPPSFALPDITAIPRYKRLTSTLNGCDLWWLEWGGRLDTVHESEAIKWELWKIVWGVWDHIKNSGQFPEAVNMTIEWVGAIPGKRESRRFVGDHLLCQQDIIEQRDHYDAVAYGGWSIDLHPADGVYSTHDGCRQFHSKGTYTIPYRSLYSRSLDNLFLTGRLISATHVAFGSARVMCTCGLLGEVVGRAAALCHQQGFTPRQLAGRDNIGALQQHLQATGCYIPRQQLIDPAAGASVSASSEYPLSQLPPNGAWQSLSASMALLLPIKAGASLPELTFTLRAGQRRTVNVTLMGSARSGNFTPELHYDQCVLHVAGEGEHRCAFRWQSDRDEYVFVAFEAQDDVEIALTDTALPGIMTVFNSLNARVAKQTRQVADGDYGVDEFDFWLPRRRPHQVMPALRLDPPLRCFSPDNLLNGRLRPEQYSNGWVPDAQDPAPQVTWQWPAPHTFRHLTLVQDHDFDNAMETVQMGHHQAVTPHCITHYRLWADERLLAEVRNNHRSVCEHHFETPQTATRIRLEIVATAGALPAVYSLNVR; encoded by the coding sequence ATGAAAATCTTTCCCCAGCGCGATGCGAGAACCTTCCCTACGGTGCAGCTGAAAACCGACCTGCTGGTGGCCGGCGGCGGGCTTGCCGGACTCTGCGCGGCGCTGGCCGCCGCGCGCGACGGCTTGCAGGTGGTGCTGATCCAGGACAGGCCGGTGCTGGGAGGCAATGCCTCCAGCGAAGTACGGCTGTGGGCTAACGGCGCGACCTCGCATATGGGCAACAATAACCGCTGGTCGCGGGAAGGCGGCATCATGGGCGAGATCCTCGAAGAGAACCTCTGGCGCAACAAAGAGGGTAACCCGGTGATGTTCGACCTGGTGCTGCTGGATCTGGCGAAAAGCCAGCCGGGGCTGACGCTGCTGCTTAATACTGCGGTGTTTGAAGTGGAGGCGTATCAGCAGTGTATTCATCAGGTCAAAGCCTTTAACCCGATCAATGAAACCTTTTATGAGGTGGCCGCCAGCCAGTTTTGCGATGCCACCGGCGATGGCGTGCTCGGCTATCTGGCGGGCGCGGAGTACCGCGAAGGCGCGGAAGATATGGCGGAGCTGGGCGAAAAAATGGCCCCCGGCGATAACTTTGGCCACAAGCTCGGCCACTCGATCTATTTCTATACCAAACAGACTGACGGCCCGGTGCAGTTTGTTCCGCCCTCTTTCGCGCTGCCTGACATTACCGCTATCCCGCGCTATAAGCGGCTGACCTCGACGCTGAACGGCTGCGATCTGTGGTGGCTGGAATGGGGCGGACGGCTCGACACCGTGCACGAAAGCGAAGCCATCAAATGGGAATTGTGGAAAATCGTCTGGGGCGTCTGGGATCATATTAAAAACTCCGGCCAGTTCCCTGAAGCAGTCAACATGACCATTGAGTGGGTGGGTGCGATCCCCGGCAAGCGCGAAAGCCGCCGGTTTGTGGGCGACCATCTGCTGTGCCAGCAGGACATTATTGAGCAGCGTGACCACTACGACGCCGTGGCCTACGGCGGCTGGTCGATTGATTTGCATCCGGCTGACGGGGTGTACAGCACGCACGACGGCTGCCGACAATTTCACAGTAAAGGCACCTATACCATTCCTTATCGCAGCCTTTACAGCCGCTCGCTGGATAACCTGTTCTTAACCGGACGCCTGATTTCCGCCACCCACGTCGCCTTTGGCAGCGCCCGGGTGATGTGCACCTGCGGCTTGCTGGGGGAAGTGGTAGGCCGCGCCGCCGCGCTGTGCCACCAGCAGGGCTTCACCCCGCGCCAGCTCGCCGGGCGCGACAATATTGGCGCGCTCCAGCAGCATTTGCAGGCCACCGGCTGTTATATCCCGCGCCAGCAGTTGATCGACCCGGCGGCAGGCGCCAGCGTGAGCGCCAGCAGTGAATATCCGCTCAGCCAGTTGCCACCCAACGGCGCCTGGCAGTCGCTCTCTGCCAGCATGGCGCTGCTGCTGCCGATCAAAGCCGGGGCGTCGCTGCCGGAACTCACCTTTACCCTGCGCGCCGGTCAGCGCCGGACGGTGAACGTAACGCTGATGGGCAGCGCCCGCTCCGGCAACTTTACGCCGGAACTGCATTATGACCAGTGCGTGCTGCATGTCGCCGGTGAAGGCGAGCACCGCTGCGCCTTCCGCTGGCAGAGCGATCGCGATGAGTATGTTTTCGTCGCCTTTGAGGCGCAGGACGACGTGGAGATCGCCCTTACCGACACGGCACTGCCGGGCATAATGACGGTCTTTAACAGCCTGAATGCCCGCGTCGCGAAGCAAACCCGCCAGGTCGCCGACGGCGATTACGGCGTCGATGAGTTCGACTTCTGGCTACCGCGCCGCCGTCCACATCAGGTGATGCCCGCCCTGCGACTGGATCCGCCGCTGCGCTGTTTCAGCCCGGATAACCTGCTTAACGGGCGGCTGCGCCCGGAACAGTACAGCAACGGCTGGGTGCCCGACGCGCAGGATCCTGCGCCCCAGGTGACCTGGCAGTGGCCCGCGCCGCATACTTTCCGGCATCTGACATTGGTGCAGGATCATGACTTTGATAACGCTATGGAAACGGTGCAGATGGGCCATCATCAGGCCGTGACGCCGCACTGCATCACCCATTATCGTCTGTGGGCCGATGAGCGGTTGCTTGCCGAGGTGCGCAACAATCACCGCTCCGTCTGCGAACACCATTTTGAGACGCCGCAAACCGCCACGCGCATCCGTCTGGAGATCGTCGCCACCGCCGGGGCGCTGCCCGCCGTTTACTCCCTGAACGTGCGCTGA
- a CDS encoding IclR family transcriptional regulator domain-containing protein — translation MSSQPNQSLIDGIRCLQYLVSSGRAIGCRELARLMGINTTRVNRLLMTMASIGLTMQDEQRRYLPGPGIHALAAQAIRGSALFSQALPLLERHAPKDIVVALGVLWEDQVIYIYHSSPDRQGSQALAGFHMLPAWQSVIGMSLLAAESDEALIARFSPEQWQQLGPHVAQQRALGRVIWHHDDGEVSMARPLGFHSAALAFAGMWQPDDKQVTARLDALNQLCIQLTQKE, via the coding sequence ATGTCGTCTCAACCGAATCAAAGCCTGATTGACGGCATTCGCTGTCTGCAATACCTCGTCTCCAGCGGCCGGGCCATAGGTTGTCGCGAACTGGCGCGCCTGATGGGCATCAATACCACCCGCGTTAACCGTCTGCTGATGACCATGGCGTCCATTGGCCTGACGATGCAGGACGAACAGCGGCGTTATCTCCCCGGTCCCGGCATTCACGCGCTGGCGGCGCAGGCCATCCGCGGTTCAGCGCTCTTTTCCCAGGCGCTGCCGTTGCTGGAGCGCCATGCCCCGAAAGACATCGTGGTGGCGCTGGGCGTGCTCTGGGAGGATCAGGTGATTTATATCTATCACTCGAGTCCCGACAGACAGGGCAGCCAGGCGCTGGCGGGTTTTCATATGCTGCCCGCTTGGCAATCCGTCATCGGCATGTCGCTGCTGGCGGCGGAAAGCGACGAGGCGCTGATAGCGCGTTTTTCTCCGGAACAGTGGCAGCAGCTCGGTCCGCATGTGGCGCAACAGCGCGCGCTCGGACGCGTGATCTGGCATCACGATGACGGCGAAGTCTCAATGGCCCGCCCGCTCGGTTTTCACTCGGCGGCGCTGGCGTTTGCCGGGATGTGGCAGCCTGACGACAAACAAGTCACCGCCCGGCTGGACGCGCTAAACCAGCTCTGTATCCAGCTAACGCAAAAAGAGTGA